In a single window of the Drosophila subpulchrella strain 33 F10 #4 breed RU33 chromosome X, RU_Dsub_v1.1 Primary Assembly, whole genome shotgun sequence genome:
- the LOC119555879 gene encoding uncharacterized protein LOC119555879, translated as MAAPSRRYRKCSKTMSLVALLLGLSVALAAGNDAISAPPKAGKDLQQRRQPDIEDDGGARPEKDFDFAAYVNDFNLQEEASIPEDIFDQHDGDIGDEDADSAHIQYAPSAAAAIGEEEDAAAAEDDEDVGLMEEDEDASEAADIVLESQRPTSRNFSVYLDAEKYQNNKNQKRSKEKKNNISHYNYKLKNNKENRRLPKEATAAAAASGKSEKMETLVLGGGGKSKFTSGEEDDNANFGRQSFSHKKLKNMHEQQQSQQEKERKRGDDGDLLGEYPPSQLFDAIEILNERKFNKPSVESMDKLPKKEQEKSRQVDEAIGDIEDNLDNDEALPNENENENENDEVDEEGDDEDIKSAIDNDELAKKYPVATSATTKVPIPTTLATTETTSSSSSSTTTTTTPSTSTTPTTATPRTLPTIGRKLKRNFLGPSQPETRYYGSYDIGRIRASAVQEEDDNDDEEEEENEQQDVGELHYYDTNSNPRKLVTFDPEKNEENYLATEKKQQQQQQLQHVVAPQQHATRYVDDDYAEQQPPAEKSKPENPWEKSAEKLEEEQDQEQLEDGKLESDSESALQRYHEATPSVTASPSSAFERFKALRRSRQRTGHKSHKKRYKDYLKRHPKMEATEPPPVEINNPAPTISARHLQKLQKERERSTHSAPIFALGLRPQRPLPATGKPFYEGQVNYYDNQPPLDVDLKHHTEMERLIAHDNGNWYRRISPVLRNGIKSDPPLKEHHHRDGHLGQLGHLGHQQQQQQHPHQQHHHHHHHHHHHQSHNHHHHKSTHLRPRPSNPYQRKAPAMGSPPVVAAAAVPPPPPPPPTPPLPPPKPQLGHQITELEHLERYYAKWPHLARVQFQVYDEHYRESHPELYADYEDDYESAAELEEAQQERGEEANLPPYIKKYNRRNKQLLNLLEGTLPTPTMNPGQNSLGSTESIRLDDEYLKEKRRRYHQHQRFEDLFAQQRSRFSSTAAPPKAEVTPAQKDPYPDPVPVTSTSPPPSNQLPEEDAPVASGEMASGDPAPETLDFWQREMARKVGGSAASASTSTTPKPALYKLPSYPAIAGSFLGTPRSRSRSAQFVANVAGRGQSSWPRLETGNSTEKPAGGGSTAEGGGGGSGGSGGSGGGTSGAGGGRGDPSPLNSFVYHRVIDGIGLGGGASASGLGSSRGKQSRLPFVAITDRRLEKSLAERHKDFEQNHFPMP; from the exons ATACCGCAAATGCTCCAAGACAATGTCGCTGGTGGCACTGCTTTTGGGTCTCTCGGTGGCCCTGGCAGCCGGAAATGACGCCATTTCCGCACCACCGAAAGCGGGAAAGGATctgcagcagcggcggcagcCGGACATCGAAGATGATGGCGGAGCGCGACCAGAAAAGGACTTTGATTTCGCCGCCTATGTGAATG ATTTCAATTTGCAAGAAGAGGCCTCCATTCCGGAGGACATATTTGACCAGCACGACGGCGACATTGGGGATGAGGACGCCGACTCGGCCCACATTCAATATGCTCCATCTGCTGCAGCTGCCATCGGCGAGGAGGAagatgccgccgccgccgaaGATGACGAGGATGTGGGGCTGATGGAGGAGGACGAGGATGCATCCGAGGCAGCTGATATC GTACTTGAATCTCAAAGGCCCACTTCAAGGAATTTCAGTGTTTACCTGGACGCTgagaaataccaaaataacaaaaaccaGAAGCGTTCCAAGGAGAAGAAGAACAATATAAGCCACTACAACTACAAATTGAAAAACAATAAAGAGAACCGAAGGCTACCGAAGGAAGCtactgccgctgctgctgcttctggaAAATCGGAAAAGATGGAAACGCTTGTTCTCGGTGGCGGCGGGAAATCCAAATTCACTTCCGGCGAGGAGGACGACAACGCGAACTTTGGCAGGCAAAGTTTTTCgcataaaaaattaaagaacaTGCACGAACAGCAACAAAGTCAACAGGAAAAGGAGAGAAAGCGGGGCGATGATGGTGATTTACTAGGGGAATACCCGCCATCCCAGCTGTTTGATGctattgaaatattaaatgaaCGAAAATTTAATAAGCCATCGGTGGAATCAATGGACAAGTTACCGAAGAAGGAGCAGGAAAAGTCCAGACAGGTGGATGAGGCCATTGGTGATATCGAGGACAATTTGGATAATGATGAAGCATTGCCCAACGAAAACGAgaacgaaaacgaaaacgaCGAGGTCGATGAAGAAGGCGACGACGAGGACATTAAGTCGGCCATTGACAATGATGAATTGGCCAAAAAATACCCAGTAGCCACATCAGCAACCACCAAGGTCCCAATCCCCACCACTTTGGCCACAACAGAAACCActagtagcagcagcagcagcaccaccacaacaacaacaccatcAACATCAACCACTccgacaacagcaacaccaagAACATTGCCAACAATTGGCCGCAAACTGAAGAGAAATTTCCTTGGTCCATCCCAGCCGGAAACCAGATACTATGGCAGCTATGATATCGGAAGGATTCGGGCATCGGCGGTCCAAGAAGAGGATGACAATGATGATGAGGAAGAGGAGGAGAATGAGCAGCAGGATGTGGGCGAGTTGCACTACTATGACACCAACAGCAATCCCAGAAAGTTGGTCACTTTCGATCCGGAAAAAAACGAGGAGAATTACTTGGCCACTGAGAagaagcaacagcaacagcagcagctgcaacaTGTTGTTGCACCGCAGCAACATGCAACACGTTACGTGGACGATGACTATGCCGAACAGCAGCCGCCGGCGGAAAAGTCCAAGCCGGAAAATCCCTGGGAGAAATCCGCTGAAAAGCTGGAGGAGGAACAGGACCAGGAGCAACTGGAGGACGGCAAACTGGAATCTGATTCGGAATCTGCATTGCAGCGATATCATGAGG CCACGCCCTCTGTCACCGCCTCCCCCTCGTCGGCCTTTGAGCGCTTTAAGGCGCTGCGAAGGAGTCGCCAGAGGACGGGGCACAAGAGCCACAAGAAGCGGTACAAGGACTACCTGAAGAGGCATCCGAAGATGGAAGCGACCGAGCCGCCGCCGGTGGAAATCAATAACCCAGCACCCACCATCTCAGCCAGACACCTTCAAAAGTTGCAGAAGGAGCGGGAACGATCCACGCACTCGGCACCGATCTTTGCCCTGGGATTGCGACCCCAGCGACCTTTGCCCGCCACTGGCAAGCCCTTCTACGAGGGTCAGGTCAACTACTACGACAACCAGCCCCCGTTGGATGTGGATCTCAAGCACCACACGGAAATGGAGCGCCTGATTGCCCACGATAATGGCAATTGGTATCGTCGCATCAGTCCGGTTCTGAGGAATGGCATCAAGAGTGACCCGCCGCTGAAGGAGCACCACCACAGGGATGGTCACCTGGGTCAACTGGGTCACCTGGgtcaccagcagcagcagcagcagcatccgcatcagcagcaccaccaccaccaccatcatcatcatcatcaccagAGTCACAATCACCATCACCACAAGTCCACACATCTGAGACCTCGACCCAGCAATCCCTATCAGAGGAAGGCTCCTGCGATGGGCAGTCCACCAGTagtggcagcagcagcagtaccaccaccaccgccaccaccacccactccACCATTGCCACCGCCGAAACCCCAGCTGGGCCATCAGATCACCGAGCTGGAGCATCTCGAGCGTTACTACGCCAAGTGGCCCCATCTAGCCAGGGTGCAGTTCCAGGTCTACGATGAGCACTACCGCGAATCGCATCCCGAACTGTATGCCGACTACGAGGACGACTACGAGAGTGCCGCCGAGCTGGAGGAGGCCCAGCAGGAGCGCGGCGAGGAGGCCAACCTGCCGCCCTACATCAAGAAGTACAACAGGCGAAACAAGCAACTGCTCAATCTTCTCGAGGGCACCCTGCCCACACCCACCATGAATCCCGGCCAGAATTCTCTGGGCAGCACCGAAAGTATACGGCTGGATGATGAGTATCTCAAGGAGAAGAGGCGTCGCTACCATCAGCATCAGCGTTTCGAGGATTTGTTTGCCCAGCAAAGGAGTCGTTTTAGTAGTACGGCTGCCCCGCCAAAAGCGGAGGTTACCCCGGCCCAAAAGGATCCATATCCAGATCCAGTTCCAGTGACTTCGACATCGCCACCGCCCAGCAATCAGTTGCCCGAGGAAGATGCCCCTGTGGCCTCTGGCGAGATGGCTTCCGGCGATCCTGCACCCGAAACCCTCGACTTTTGGCAACGCGAAATGGCCAGGAAGGTGGGCGGTTCAGccgcatccgcatccacaTCAACCACGCCGAAGCCAGCGCTCTACAAGCTACCATCCTATCCAGCCATCGCGGGCAGCTTTCTGGGCACACCGCGCAGTCGCAGCCGGAGTGCACAGTTTGTGGCCAATGTGGCTGGAAGGGGTCAAAGTAGTTGGCCCCGTTTGGAGACGGGTAATTCCACGGAGAAGCCAGCCGGCGGGGGAAGCACCGCCGAAGGGGGCGGAGGTGGATCAGGTGGATCGGGAGGATCAGGAGGAGGAACCTCCGGAGCTGGAGGTGGTCGGGGAGATCCCTCGCCCCTCAACTCCTTTGTCTACCATCGCGTGATCGATGGCATCGGCCTGGGCGGAGGAGCAAGTGCATCCGGCCTGGGCAGCAGTAGAGGCAAGCAGTCCCGTCTGCCATTCGTGGCCATCACGGATCGACGGCTGGAGAAATCGCTGGCGGAGCGACACAAAGACTTTGAGCAGAATCACTTTCCGATGCCTTAA